The following proteins are encoded in a genomic region of Arachis stenosperma cultivar V10309 chromosome 4, arast.V10309.gnm1.PFL2, whole genome shotgun sequence:
- the LOC130972945 gene encoding ubiquitin receptor RAD23b-like yields the protein MKLTVKTLKGSHFEIRVQPSDTIMAVKKNIEDVQGKDNYPCGQQLLIHNGKVLKDETTLAENKVSEDGFLVVMLSKSKTLGSAGTSSAQPASNPPAAVSTSNSTPAPEPPAQTQTANNSTSGPAVTTTNTNVSADTYGQAASNLVGGSNLQQTIQQIMDMGGGNWDRDTVTRALRAAYNNPERAIDYLYSGIPEAAEVAVPVPQFPGSQTTETAGVTAGAVPGLPNSSPLNMFPQETISGAGPGLGSLDFLRNNPQFQALRSMVQSNPQILQPVLQELGKQNPNLLRLIQEHHAEFLQLINEPVEGSEGDIFDQPEQDMPHAINVTPAEQEAIARLEALGFDRASVIEAFLACDRDEQLAANYLLENAGDFED from the exons ATGAAACTCACTGTTAAGACTTTGAAAGGCAGCCATTTCGAAATTAGGGTTCAGCCGTCCGACACT ATTATGGCTGTCAAGAAGAATATAGAAGATGTGCAAGGCAAAGATAATTACCCATGTGGACAACAGTTGCTTATTCACAATGGCAAGGTTTTGAAAGATGAAACAACATTAGCAGAGAACAAGGTCTCTGAGGATGGTTTTCTTGTTGTTATGCTTAGCAAG AGTAAAACATTGGGTTCGGCAGGGACTTCATCTGCCCAG CCTGCCAGCAATCCACCTGCAGCTGTATCAACCTCAAATTCCACGCCTGCTCCTGAACCTCCTGCACAAACTCA GACTGCAAATAACAGTACATCTGGCCCAGCTGTCACAACTACAAATACAAA CGTGTCTGCAGATACTTATGGTCAGGCTGCTTCAAATTTAGTTGGTGGTAGTAATCTTCAGCAGACTATTCAACAAATTATGGACATGGGAGGTGGCAACTGGGACAGAGATACAGTTACTCGTGCTCTTCGGGCAGCTTACAATAATCCAGAGCGTGCTATAGACTATTTGTACTCT GGTATCCCCGAAGCAGCAGAAGTTGCTGTACCAGTTCCTCAATTCCCAGGTAGTCAGACAACTGAAACAGCTGGGGTCACTGCTGGAGCCGTTCCTGGACTACCTAACTCATCTCCCTTAAATATGTTTCCACAG GAGACAATTTCTGGTGCTGGTCCTGGACTAGGATCTCTTGACTTCCTCAGAAACAATCCCCAG ttTCAAGCATTGCGATCAATGGTGCAATCAAATCCACAAATTTTACAG CCTGTACTTCAAGAACTTGGAAAGCAGAATCCCAATCTTTTAAGACTCATTCAAGAACATCATGCTGAGTTTCTACAGTTGATAAACGAACCTGTTGAGGGCTCTGAAGG TGATATATTTGACCAGCCTGAGCAGGACATGCCTCATGCCATCAATGTGACTCCAGCTGAGCAGGAGGCAATTGCAAGG CTTGAGGCATTGGGATTTGATAGAGCCTCGGTCATAGAGGCGTTTTTGGCATGTGACCGGGATGAACAATTGGCAGCGAATTACTTATTGGAGAATGCTGGAGATTTTGAGGATTAA
- the LOC130972946 gene encoding ylmG homolog protein 1-2, chloroplastic-like, giving the protein MAMAMAMTMTMAFSPATMASKTHMVCLTHPPLRQYRHRYAQPSLSLTPLRRNFNPLIVAATSTQSDVEGAQHLLEGSTRTLTTVFGMALLALRTFCHQLLPMSMSMSSVGPLFFASLRDRPSGSLNTPLTVVAAGLGKWLDIYSGVLMVRVLLSWFPNIPWEKQPLSAIRDLCDPYLNLFRNIIPPVFDTLDVSPLLAFAVLGTLGSILNTAVA; this is encoded by the coding sequence ATGGCTATGGCGATGGCGATGACAATGACGATGGCGTTCTCCCCAGCAACAATGGCTTCCAAGACTCACATGGTCTGCCTCACGCACCCACCTCTGCGTCAATACCGACACAGATACGCACAACCCTCACTCTCTCTCACTCCTCTCCGCCGCAACTTCAATCCCCTAATTGTCGCCGCCACATCCACGCAAAGCGACGTCGAGGGAGCACAGCACCTTCTGGAAGGTTCCACCCGCACCCTCACCACCGTCTTCGGGATGGCCCTACTCGCCCTCAGAACCTTCTGCCATCAGCTTCTTCCGATGTCCATGTCCATGTCTTCGGTAGGGCCTCTGTTCTTCGCGTCGCTACGGGACAGGCCTAGCGGGTCCCTGAACACGCCGCTGACAGTGGTGGCGGCGGGGCTGGGGAAGTGGCTGGACATATACAGCGGAGTTCTGATGGTTAGGGTTCTACTGAGTTGGTTCCCGAACATCCCGTGGGAGAAGCAGCCACTGTCTGCCATCAGAGACCTTTGCGACCCGTACCTGAACCTGTTCCGCAACATCATTCCCCCTGTTTTCGACACCCTCGACGTCAGCCCCCTCCTCGCCTTCGCCGTCTTGGGCACCCTCGGCTCCATTCTCAACACTGCCGTCGCCTAG
- the LOC130972944 gene encoding serine/threonine-protein kinase BLUS1 yields MKDKDKDKEKEAEKKKYPIGAEHYDLYEEIGHGVSAAVHRALCIPLNEIVAIKILDFERDNCDLNNVSREAQTMVLVDHPNVLKSHCSFVNEHSLWVVMPYMAGGSCLHILKAAHPDGFEEVVIATILREVLKGLEYLHHHGHIHRDVKSGNILIDSRGAIKLGDFGVSACLFDSGDRQRTRNTFVGTPCWMAPEVMEQLHGYNFKADIWSFGITALELAHGHAPFSKFPPMKVLLMTLQNAPPGLDYERDRKFSKSFKQMIASCLVKDPSKRPSASKLLKHSFFKQARSNDYIARTLLEGLPALGDRMEALKRKDEDMLAQKKMPDGEMEELSQNEYKRGISGWNFNLDDMKAQASLIHDFDDAISDINHVASSASLSSLDVQDKPSASHNPSRSVDLEDIDELQNQSASVPGIDYTVNDAKIKFEKSDDDSSITSSSHEQSISLASPSCLDDRVDHNVGEKSDVENGMAIHSFHRRGSSSNILPEVTLPPIRPESEKPPNLPQSTSSGNANSQTGEDVLTELPSKISKSSANAEETDEKAKIPVVQQRGRFKVTSENVDPEKVAPTPVLQKSHSMQIISQHSAPAPLPSPLPLLSASDATISSNLSGCSLFPVLHSVLQTNILQRESILNLMKQISANDTTADATCIPAQIAATEKSLLEAAHDREKELLHEITELQWRLICTQEELQKLKTDNAQV; encoded by the exons ATGAAGGACAAGGACAAGGACAAGGAAAAAGAGGCGGAGAAGAAGAAGTACCCTATCGGCGCCGAGCATTACGATCTCTACGAGGAGATTGGACACGGCGTCAGTGCCGCCGTCCACCGCGCGCTTTGCATCCCCTTAAACGAGATCGTCGCCATCAAGATCCTCGACTTCGAACGCGACAACTGCGATCTG AACAATGTTTCACGCGAAGCACAGACGATGGTGCTGGTGGACCACCCTAACGTGCTGAAATCGCACTGCTCCTTCGTCAACGAGCACAGCCTGTGGGTTGTGATGCCGTACATGGCGGGCGGATCGTGCCTCCATATCCTCAAGGCCGCGCACCCCGACGGATTCGAGGAGGTTGTGATTGCCACCATCCTTCGCGAGGTCCTCAAGGGTTTAGAGTACCTTCACCACCACGGACACATCCACAGGGACGTCAAGTCCGGCAACATTCTCATCGATTCCCGCGGCGCCATCAAGCTCGGCGACTTCGGTGTCTCCGCCTGTCTCTTTGATTCCGGTGATAGGCAGCGCACCAGGAATACTTTTGTTGGAACACCTTGTTG GATGGCACCCGAAGTAATGGAGCAGCTACATGGTTATAATTTCAA AGCTGACATTTGGTCATTTGGCATAACTGCACTGGAGCTTGCCCACGGTCATGCTCCTTTCTCAAAGTTTCCCCCAATGAAG GTACTGCTTATGACTTTGCAAAATGCACCCCCCGGCCTTGACTACGAGAGGGATAGAAAGTTCTCTAAG tCATTTAAGCAGATGATTGCTAGTTGCTTAGTGAAAGATCCTTCAAAACGACCCTCTGCAAGCAAGTTGTTGAAGCATTCCTTCTTCAAGCAGGCTCGCTCCAATGATTATATTGCACGAACACTTTTGGAGGGGCTGCCTGCTTTAGGTGACCGCATGGAGGCCCTAAAG AGAAAAGATGAAGATATGCTTGCACAAAAGAAAATGCCCGATGGCGAGATGGAGGAATTATCACAG AATGAATACAAACGGGGAATTAGTGGCTGGAACTTCAATCTTGATGATATGAAGGCTCAGGCTTCATTG ATCCATGATTTTGATGATGCTATATCAGATATCAATCATGTAGCAAGTTCAGCTTCTTTATCTTCCCTTGATGTACAAGATAAGCCGAGTGCAAGTCATAATCCCTCTCGAAGTGTTGATCTG GAAGATATTGATGAGCTACAAAATCAATCAGCTTCTGTTCCAGGAATTGATTACACAGTAAATGATGCCAA GATCAAGTTTGAAAAATCTGACGATGACTCTAGCATTACCAGTTCAAGCCATGAACAAAGCATTTCACTAGCTTCTCCCTCCTGTCTTGATGATCGTGTGGACCATAATGTGGGAGAAAAATCTGATGTGGAAAATGGTATGGCTATCCATTCTTTTCATAGAAGAGGATCTTCATCAAACATTTTACCTGAAGTAACTCTTCCACCAATTCGACCAGAAAG TGAGAAGCCACCGAATCTGCCCCAGAGCACCTCAAGTGGCAATGCAAATTCACAGACAGGAGAGGACGTGCTTACTGAACTTCcttctaaaatctcaaaatcATCAG CTAATGCTGAAGAGACTGATGAGAAAGCAAAGATACCAGTTGTTCAGCAGAGAGGACGTTTTAAGGTTACATCCGAGAATGTTGACCCAGAAAAG GTGGCCCCTACTCCTGTACTGCAAAAGAGTCACAGTATGCAG ATTATTAGCCAGCATAGTGCTCCTGCTCCTCTGCCTTCACCATTACCGTTACTGTCAGCATCTGATGCTACTATATCATCAAATCTTTCTGGCTGTTCACTTTTCCCGGTGTTGCACTCTGTGCTGCAGACAAATATTCTTCAAAGG GAGAGcattttaaatttaatgaaGCAAATCAGTGCAAATGACACCACAG CTGATGCCACGTGTATCCCAGCACAAATAGCAGCTACTGAGAAATCTTTG CTTGAAGCAGCTCACGATAGGGAGAAAGAGTTACTCCATGAGATAACCGAGTTGCAGTGGag GCTAATATGTACCCAAGAGGAGCTTCAAAAATTGAAGACAGATAACGCTCAG GTATGA